The Deltaproteobacteria bacterium genome includes a region encoding these proteins:
- a CDS encoding YbhB/YbcL family Raf kinase inhibitor-like protein: protein MKLESPAFADGESIPPKYTCEGDDVSPPLAWSGAPAGTRSFALIVDDPDAPDPAAPKMTWVHWVVFDIPADVAALAENAAAGGLPPGARQGTNDWKRVGYGGPCPPIGRHRYVHKLYALDTLLAPTGLTAPTKRDLLAAVEGHVLAQATLIGTYAKRGK, encoded by the coding sequence ATGAAACTCGAATCCCCGGCGTTCGCCGACGGCGAGTCGATCCCCCCGAAGTACACCTGCGAGGGCGACGACGTGTCGCCGCCGCTGGCGTGGAGCGGCGCGCCGGCGGGTACGCGCTCGTTCGCGCTCATCGTCGACGACCCGGACGCGCCGGATCCGGCGGCGCCGAAGATGACCTGGGTCCACTGGGTCGTGTTCGACATCCCGGCGGACGTCGCCGCGCTGGCCGAAAACGCCGCGGCCGGCGGCCTGCCGCCCGGCGCGCGCCAGGGGACCAACGACTGGAAGCGGGTCGGCTACGGCGGTCCGTGCCCGCCCATCGGCCGGCACCGGTACGTCCACAAGCTGTACGCGCTCGACACCCTGCTCGCGCCGACCGGGCTCACCGCGCCGACCAAGCGCGACCTGCTCGCCGCGGTGGAGGGGCACGTGCTCGCCCAGGCGACGCTGATCGGAACGTACGCCAAACGCGGCAAGTAG